The sequence CAACAGCAGTCAGAGAGAATTCACGGTAGAGGGCAACGATATCTGTTTCGGACTTGTTGCGGTCAAAGGGGTTGGCGATAACGCTATAGATACAATCGTGCAAGAACGAGAACAAAAGGGCTCATTTACATCGTTACAGAATTTCTGTGAACGTGTGGATACGAAGCAGGTGAGCAAACGTGCTGTTGAAAGCTTAATTATGAGCGGCGCGTTTGATTCACTTGAAGGGCATCGCGCACAGCATATCGCTAATTTAGACAATATTATGAGAGTCGCACAAAACGCGCAGGCGGAGCGGGACCGTGGACAGATGAGCCTCTTTGGCGACGGAGATGAAGCACCAACAGCGACTGTAACGCTTACGGATGCTCCGAAATATGAGCCATTGGAACGGCTTATGCGAGAAAAGGAACAACTCGGTTTCTATGTTTCGGGGCACCCACTTGAAGAATATAACGATATCCTTGAGAACTACACGAGCGCAAGCACCCAAACCCTTGGCGAACACCGTATTGACTCCGAGGTCGATGTGGCTGGAATGATAACGGACGTTAAAAATATTACCACCAAGAAAGGGGATCCTATGGCGGTGATCGGGCTCGAGGATTTGGAAGGTGCGATAGAGGTCGTTATTTTTCCAGAAGCATATAAAACAGCGGGAGACCTCGTTGAAGGCAGGGTTGTTTGGATTCGTGGGAAAGTCAATATCAATCAGAATAGGCGGAATCGACGGGCTGAGAATAGCGACGCTGAGAGGGAAGAACGCCAGATACAGGCAGATCGGGTCATAGATATTGAATCTGTCAGCGAACAGCAGACCTCTGCGCTTGAGGTAACGATTCCAGAGTCTGATATTGAGAACACCACCAAACTGGAGGCGCTCGAGACAATAGTTCGTGCTAATAAAGGAGATTTGGACCTGATTCTGCGCCTCATGAGTCCGCGCTACGGTGAAGTTATCGCACGGTGTGCTCGAAAGTATAATGTCGCAAATGAACCGCAAGTTATTCAACAGATAGAGGGATTGTTCGGTGAAGATTGTGCCAAACCGAGCAACCGCACGATACGCGGGAATAAAAGCCGCACCTCACAGGCGGATTTTGTGTGATTTTCGTTAACTGTGCTTCGTAAGGGCGATTGTTTAGTCGCATAGAAGGTTCTTGAATTTATCAGGCAAGGAAAAAATAAAAATATGCAATACCGCACACTTGGTAAAACAGGACTGAGCGTATCAGAAATTGGGTATGGTGGGGGGAGGGTCCGCCCAGAACACGATGAAATCTCACTCGTCAACATGCTCCATTACGCCATGGATTCCGGACTCAACTATCTCGATACTGCCCCCGATTATGGTGGCGGCTACAGTGAGACAATTATCGGTAAGGCGATTGCTGGACGGCGGGAATCGTGTATCGTCGCAACGAAGACAGAAGCCTATGATCCAGATGGTATCGCTGCTGATGTCGAAGGAAGCCTCCAGCGCCTTGGTACCGATTATATTGATGTCCTCCAATTCCACGGTGGATGGTTTTATGCGGACGATATAGAAATAATTCTAAACGGTGGTGGATTGGCAGCGTATCTCAAGCTAAAAGAGGAAGGAAAGGTTCGATTTATCGGATTTTCGGCAGATGGTCCTTCCGGTGGCACTGAGCAGTTGATTGCTACCGGTGAGTTTGA is a genomic window of Candidatus Poribacteria bacterium containing:
- a CDS encoding aldo/keto reductase; this encodes MQYRTLGKTGLSVSEIGYGGGRVRPEHDEISLVNMLHYAMDSGLNYLDTAPDYGGGYSETIIGKAIAGRRESCIVATKTEAYDPDGIAADVEGSLQRLGTDYIDVLQFHGGWFYADDIEIILNGGGLAAYLKLKEEGKVRFIGFSADGPSGGTEQLIATGEFDMMQIHYNLMYQSTCDAFGRRGVIPDAVAQDMGIVLMRSTTSNAFQNLMKHCFPNEMANVDVDSFLLNYSISNPLVNVALMSLQSVDDVDWTNAVSDNVNGRLDLRAVHGR